One genomic segment of Xyrauchen texanus isolate HMW12.3.18 chromosome 5, RBS_HiC_50CHRs, whole genome shotgun sequence includes these proteins:
- the junba gene encoding junB proto-oncogene, AP-1 transcription factor subunit a isoform X2, giving the protein MSVSFAEPYRNLKSLRSESDFYVAANGDVGSLKLASPELERLIIQNGNGVITSPTPGQYLYARSITEEQEGFADGFVKALDELHKMNHMPPPNVSIGAGGVSSCSAASSVFGASLQPETPVYTTLNSCNPNTNLTPATNYPTATISYLPHHHHQQQYHHHHQASTHPHHFQHSLPGAGLHQQRLVSLKEEPQTVPDLQSSDSSPPMSPIDMEDQERIKAERKRLRNRLAATKCRRRKLERISRLEDKVKILKTDNAGLSSTASLLREQVAQLKQKVMTHVSSGCQLMLTPKIKSF; this is encoded by the coding sequence ATGAGCGTGAGCTTCGCCGAACCCTACCGGAACCTCAAGTCTCTCCGCTCCGAAAGCGACTTCTACGTGGCTGCGAACGGAGACGTGGGCTCGCTGAAACTCGCCTCTCCGGAACTGGAGAGACTCATTATCCAGAACGGTAACGGTGTCATCACATCTCCCACGCCGGGGCAGTATCTATACGCCCGGAGCATCACAGAGGAGCAGGAGGGTTTCGCAGACGGCTTCGTGAAAGCGCTAGACGAGCTCCACAAAATGAACCACATGCCCCCGCCGAACGTTTCCATCGGAGCCGGCGGCGTGTCGTCCTGCTCGGCGGCTTCCTCCGTCTTTGGCGCCTCCCTGCAGCCGGAGACCCCAGTGTACACCACCCTAAACAGCTGCAATCCCAACACTAACCTCACACCTGCAACTAACTACCCGACAGCGACCATCAGCTATCTgcctcaccaccaccaccagcagcagtaccatcaccaccaccaagcCTCAACGCATCCCCACCATTTCCAGCACTCGCTACCCGGCGCAGGGCTGCATCAACAGCGACTCGTTTCGCTCAAAGAGGAGCCACAGACCGTTCCTGACCTGCAGAGCAGCGACAGCTCTCCACCAATGTCTCCCATCGACATGGAAGACCAGGAACGCATCAAAGCGGAGCGCAAGCGGCTCAGGAACAGGCTGGCGGCCACCAAGTGCCGGCGGCGGAAGCTGGAGCGCATCTCCCGGCTGGAGGACAAAGTGAAAATCCTTAAGACGGATAACGCCGGACTGTCCAGCACCGCTTCCCTGCTGAGGGAGCAAGTGGCCCAGCTCAAGCAGAAGGTCATGACCCATGTGAGCAGCGGGTGCCAGCTCATGCTGACGCCGAAGATCAAGTCGTTTTAA
- the LOC127643913 gene encoding peroxiredoxin-1-like: MSAGNAKIGHLAPNFKATAVVDGQFKDIQLSDYRGKYVILFFYPLDFTFVCPTEIIAFSERAAEFRKIGCEIIAASTDSHFSHLAWINTPRKQGGLGSMNIPLVADMTRSISGDYGVLKEDEGIAYRGLFVIDEKGILRQVTINDLPVGRSVDEALRLVQAFQHTDKYGEVCPAGWKPGSDTIVPDVQKSKEFFSKQ, encoded by the exons ATGTCTGCTGGAAACGCTAAGATCGGCCACCTTGCCCCTAATTTCAAGGCCACCGCTGTGGTAGATGGACAGTTTAAAGACATTCAGCTCTCTGACTACAGAG GGAAGTATGTCATATTGTTCTTCTATCCACTTGATTTCACCTTTGTGTGTCCTACTGAGATCATCGCGTTCAGTGAACGGGCCGCAGAGTTTCGTAAAATCGGCTGTGAGATCATCGCTGCCTCCACCGACTCGCATTTCAGCCATCTGGCATG GATCAACACACCCAGGAAGCAGGGTGGGCTGGGCTCCATGAACATCCCATTGGTGGCTGACATGACTAGGTCCATCTCTGGGGACTACGGCGTTCTGAAAGAGGACGAGGGTATTGCTTACAG AGGTCTGTTTGTGATTGACGAAAAAGGCATCTTAAGGCAGGTTACCATCAACGACCTGCCTGTCGGACGCTCTGTCGATGAGGCACTGAGGCTGGTGCAGGCCTTCCAGCACACTGACAAATACGGAGAAG TTTGTCCTGCTGgatggaaaccaggaagtgacACTATTGTCCCTGACGTGCAGAAGAGCAAGGAGTTCTTCTCCAAGCAGTAA
- the rnaseh2a gene encoding ribonuclease H2 subunit A, which translates to MDLSDFEADNSVSCRLASPIPDVCKTEDCCLGIDEAGRGPVLGPMVYGICFCPVSRKEDMKNLKVADSKTLTEAERENLFRKLDEAKSFVGWALQILSPNTISTSMLQRAKYNLNALSHDAAIGLVQFALDCGVQLKEVFVDTVGPAEKYQEKLSKLFPEVAVTVRPKADSLFPIVSAASICAKVARDHAVKSWKFTEDLGDVDTDYGSGYPNDPKTKSWLLKYLDPVFGFPQFVRFSWSTAQTLLDSKAATVHWDDDEEDGEKAAARQNNTSMLSFFSHSKPAELKHTRDTHRFFTERKLQSINTL; encoded by the exons ATGGATCTGAGTGATTTTGAGGCGGATAACTCTGTGAGCTGCCGGTTGGCTTCgcccattccagatgtgtgtaaAACCGAGGACTGCTGTCTGGGCATCGACGAGGCCGGCAGGGGACCAGTCCTGG GACCCATGGTGTATGGAATATGCTTCTGCCCTGTGTCCAGAAAGGAGGACATGAAGAATCTGAAAGTGGCAG ACTCAAAGACGCTGAccgaggcagagagagagaacctgTTTAGGAAGCTCGATGAGGCCAAAAGTTTTGTAGGCTGGGCTCTTCAGATCCTCTCCCCCAACACCATCTCCACCAGCATGCTGCAACG AGCAAAATACAATTTGAATGCACTCTCACATGATGCTGCTATTGGTCTGGTGCAGTTTGCCCTGGACTGTGGGGTGCAGCTCAAAGAG GTGTTTGTTGATACTGTGGGTCCTGCAGAGAAGTATCAGGAGAAGCTCTCCAAGCTGTTCCCTGAAGTGGCGGTGACTGTTCGTCCTAAAGCTGACTCCCTTTTTCCCATCGTCAGTGCTGCTAGTATCTGTGCCAAG GTGGCCAGAGACCATGCTGTCAAATCCTGGAAGTTTACCGAGGATTTGGGTGATGTGGACACAGATTATGGCTCTGGTTATCCCAATG ATCCCAAAACTAAGAGCTGGCTTCTGAAGTATCTGGATCCAGTGTTTGGTTTCCCTCAGTTTGTGAGGTTCAGCTGGAGCACAGCTCAGACACTGCTGGACAGCAAAGCTGCTACTGTCCACTG ggacGATGATGAGGAGGACGGAGAAAAGGCTGCAGCTCGCCAGAATAACACATCcatgctttctttcttcagccaCAGCAAGCCAGCCGAACTCAAACACACACGGGACACACACCGCTTTTTCACTGAGCGCAAACTACAGAGCATCAACACACTCTGA
- the junba gene encoding junB proto-oncogene, AP-1 transcription factor subunit a isoform X1: protein MHMSTKMEQPFYHDDSFLSYGHPDAALHDYKLLKQNMSVSFAEPYRNLKSLRSESDFYVAANGDVGSLKLASPELERLIIQNGNGVITSPTPGQYLYARSITEEQEGFADGFVKALDELHKMNHMPPPNVSIGAGGVSSCSAASSVFGASLQPETPVYTTLNSCNPNTNLTPATNYPTATISYLPHHHHQQQYHHHHQASTHPHHFQHSLPGAGLHQQRLVSLKEEPQTVPDLQSSDSSPPMSPIDMEDQERIKAERKRLRNRLAATKCRRRKLERISRLEDKVKILKTDNAGLSSTASLLREQVAQLKQKVMTHVSSGCQLMLTPKIKSF from the coding sequence AAAATGGAGCAACCGTTTTATCATGACGACTCGTTTCTCTCTTATGGTCACCCAGACGCTGCCCTGCACGACTACAAGCTTCTCAAGCAGAACATGAGCGTGAGCTTCGCCGAACCCTACCGGAACCTCAAGTCTCTCCGCTCCGAAAGCGACTTCTACGTGGCTGCGAACGGAGACGTGGGCTCGCTGAAACTCGCCTCTCCGGAACTGGAGAGACTCATTATCCAGAACGGTAACGGTGTCATCACATCTCCCACGCCGGGGCAGTATCTATACGCCCGGAGCATCACAGAGGAGCAGGAGGGTTTCGCAGACGGCTTCGTGAAAGCGCTAGACGAGCTCCACAAAATGAACCACATGCCCCCGCCGAACGTTTCCATCGGAGCCGGCGGCGTGTCGTCCTGCTCGGCGGCTTCCTCCGTCTTTGGCGCCTCCCTGCAGCCGGAGACCCCAGTGTACACCACCCTAAACAGCTGCAATCCCAACACTAACCTCACACCTGCAACTAACTACCCGACAGCGACCATCAGCTATCTgcctcaccaccaccaccagcagcagtaccatcaccaccaccaagcCTCAACGCATCCCCACCATTTCCAGCACTCGCTACCCGGCGCAGGGCTGCATCAACAGCGACTCGTTTCGCTCAAAGAGGAGCCACAGACCGTTCCTGACCTGCAGAGCAGCGACAGCTCTCCACCAATGTCTCCCATCGACATGGAAGACCAGGAACGCATCAAAGCGGAGCGCAAGCGGCTCAGGAACAGGCTGGCGGCCACCAAGTGCCGGCGGCGGAAGCTGGAGCGCATCTCCCGGCTGGAGGACAAAGTGAAAATCCTTAAGACGGATAACGCCGGACTGTCCAGCACCGCTTCCCTGCTGAGGGAGCAAGTGGCCCAGCTCAAGCAGAAGGTCATGACCCATGTGAGCAGCGGGTGCCAGCTCATGCTGACGCCGAAGATCAAGTCGTTTTAA